The proteins below come from a single Anguilla rostrata isolate EN2019 chromosome 3, ASM1855537v3, whole genome shotgun sequence genomic window:
- the zgc:112416 gene encoding uncharacterized protein C21orf58 isoform X3 yields the protein MADPVLDQMTRLKLRLLEKRLENERENLDERAGTALSMRSADGLEDALHNAMRRKRDLLQKLRDQQLLDDNGRPHTWGGMTHRRYRQDPRLAPQPIHIYQSPPLPATLPAVLPPPPAPPPPPPPRIIQHMMPQQPATIIQQLPQQPLIAQIPPPQPFQPVKSGSIKEDMVELMLMQNAQMHQIIMHNMMLKAIPPMAFSPPGGASHPNSALHPATPHCQGSYLGAPITLHSSKPKASSVHHHHHYGSPGPQLPPIGYPVWPPMMSTISPGPAGAYHPTVQHSPGHITLPPLNL from the exons ATGGCAGACCCTGTGCTGGATCAGATGACCAGGCTGAAGCTGAGGCTACTGGAAAAG AGActggagaatgagagggagaatCTTGATGAAAGAGCAGGAACAGCACTCTCCATGA GGAGTGCTGATGGTCTTGAAGATGCTTTGCACAATGCAATGAGAAGAAAGCGGGACCTGCTTCAGAAACTGAGG GACCAGCAGTTACTGGATGATAACGGGCGGCCTCATACTTGGGGTGGGATGACGCACAGGCGATACCGACAGGACCCTCGCCTCGCACCTCAGCCCATCCACATCTACCAGTCACCGCCTCTGCCCGCAACACTACCTGCAGTGCTACCCCCACCGCCagcaccaccaccgccaccacccccACGCATCATTCAGCACATG ATGCCACAACAGCCAGCAACAATAATCCAACAGCTCCCACAGCAACCTCTCATTGCACAAATCCCGCCTCCACAGCCTTTTCAACCAGTCAAATCAGGGAGCATCAAAGAGG ACATGGTTGAGCTGATGCTCATGCAGAATGCTCAAATGCACCAGATCATTATGCACAATATGATGCTGAAGGCCATTCCCCCCATGGCATTTTCGCCTCCAGGGGGCGCCAGCCACCCTAACTCTGCTCTCCATCCTGCTACTCCTCATTGCCAG GGAAGTTACTTGGGAGCACCCATCACTCTGCATTCAAGCAAGCCCAAAGCAAGTTCTgtccatcatcaccaccactaTGGCTCTCCTGGACCACAGCTCCCTCCCATTGGCTATCCAGTGTGGCCTCCCATGATGTCAACAATCTCTCCTGGGCCAGCAGGAGCCTATCATCCAACAGTACAGCATTCACCTGGACACATCACACTTCCACCACTAAATCTGTAA
- the zgc:112416 gene encoding uncharacterized protein C21orf58 isoform X2 has product MADPVLDQMTRLKLRLLEKRLENERENLDERAGTALSMRSADGLEDALHNAMRRKRDLLQKLRDQQLLDDNGRPHTWGGMTHRRYRQDPRLAPQPIHIYQSPPLPATLPAVLPPPPAPPPPPPPRIIQHMMPQQPATIIQQLPQQPLIAQIPPPQPFQPVKSGSIKEDMVELMLMQNAQMHQIIMHNMMLKAIPPMAFSPPGGASHPNSALHPATPHCQGSYLGAPITLHSSKPKASSVHHHHHYGSPGPQLPPIGYPVWPPMMSTISPGPAGAYHPTVQHSPGHITLPPLNLYGWV; this is encoded by the exons ATGGCAGACCCTGTGCTGGATCAGATGACCAGGCTGAAGCTGAGGCTACTGGAAAAG AGActggagaatgagagggagaatCTTGATGAAAGAGCAGGAACAGCACTCTCCATGA GGAGTGCTGATGGTCTTGAAGATGCTTTGCACAATGCAATGAGAAGAAAGCGGGACCTGCTTCAGAAACTGAGG GACCAGCAGTTACTGGATGATAACGGGCGGCCTCATACTTGGGGTGGGATGACGCACAGGCGATACCGACAGGACCCTCGCCTCGCACCTCAGCCCATCCACATCTACCAGTCACCGCCTCTGCCCGCAACACTACCTGCAGTGCTACCCCCACCGCCagcaccaccaccgccaccacccccACGCATCATTCAGCACATG ATGCCACAACAGCCAGCAACAATAATCCAACAGCTCCCACAGCAACCTCTCATTGCACAAATCCCGCCTCCACAGCCTTTTCAACCAGTCAAATCAGGGAGCATCAAAGAGG ACATGGTTGAGCTGATGCTCATGCAGAATGCTCAAATGCACCAGATCATTATGCACAATATGATGCTGAAGGCCATTCCCCCCATGGCATTTTCGCCTCCAGGGGGCGCCAGCCACCCTAACTCTGCTCTCCATCCTGCTACTCCTCATTGCCAG GGAAGTTACTTGGGAGCACCCATCACTCTGCATTCAAGCAAGCCCAAAGCAAGTTCTgtccatcatcaccaccactaTGGCTCTCCTGGACCACAGCTCCCTCCCATTGGCTATCCAGTGTGGCCTCCCATGATGTCAACAATCTCTCCTGGGCCAGCAGGAGCCTATCATCCAACAGTACAGCATTCACCTGGACACATCACACTTCCACCACTAAATCT CTATGGATGGGTATAA
- the zgc:112416 gene encoding uncharacterized protein C21orf58 isoform X1 gives MADPVLDQMTRLKLRLLEKRLENERENLDERAGTALSMRSADGLEDALHNAMRRKRDLLQKLRDQQLLDDNGRPHTWGGMTHRRYRQDPRLAPQPIHIYQSPPLPATLPAVLPPPPAPPPPPPPRIIQHMMPQQPATIIQQLPQQPLIAQIPPPQPFQPVKSGSIKEDMVELMLMQNAQMHQIIMHNMMLKAIPPMAFSPPGGASHPNSALHPATPHCQGSYLGAPITLHSSKPKASSVHHHHHYGSPGPQLPPIGYPVWPPMMSTISPGPAGAYHPTVQHSPGHITLPPLNLVAMDGYNQRIPQGL, from the exons ATGGCAGACCCTGTGCTGGATCAGATGACCAGGCTGAAGCTGAGGCTACTGGAAAAG AGActggagaatgagagggagaatCTTGATGAAAGAGCAGGAACAGCACTCTCCATGA GGAGTGCTGATGGTCTTGAAGATGCTTTGCACAATGCAATGAGAAGAAAGCGGGACCTGCTTCAGAAACTGAGG GACCAGCAGTTACTGGATGATAACGGGCGGCCTCATACTTGGGGTGGGATGACGCACAGGCGATACCGACAGGACCCTCGCCTCGCACCTCAGCCCATCCACATCTACCAGTCACCGCCTCTGCCCGCAACACTACCTGCAGTGCTACCCCCACCGCCagcaccaccaccgccaccacccccACGCATCATTCAGCACATG ATGCCACAACAGCCAGCAACAATAATCCAACAGCTCCCACAGCAACCTCTCATTGCACAAATCCCGCCTCCACAGCCTTTTCAACCAGTCAAATCAGGGAGCATCAAAGAGG ACATGGTTGAGCTGATGCTCATGCAGAATGCTCAAATGCACCAGATCATTATGCACAATATGATGCTGAAGGCCATTCCCCCCATGGCATTTTCGCCTCCAGGGGGCGCCAGCCACCCTAACTCTGCTCTCCATCCTGCTACTCCTCATTGCCAG GGAAGTTACTTGGGAGCACCCATCACTCTGCATTCAAGCAAGCCCAAAGCAAGTTCTgtccatcatcaccaccactaTGGCTCTCCTGGACCACAGCTCCCTCCCATTGGCTATCCAGTGTGGCCTCCCATGATGTCAACAATCTCTCCTGGGCCAGCAGGAGCCTATCATCCAACAGTACAGCATTCACCTGGACACATCACACTTCCACCACTAAATCT GGTAGCTATGGATGGGTATAACCAAAGGATCCCACAGGGTCTTTGA